One genomic window of Cupriavidus oxalaticus includes the following:
- a CDS encoding YebC/PmpR family DNA-binding transcriptional regulator, whose product MAGHSKWANIKHKKAAADAKRGKIWTRLIKEITVAAKLGGGDADTNPRLRLSIDKAMDANMPKDNIQRAIQRGVGGLEGANYEEIRYEGYGLAGAAIIVDCLTDNRTRTVAEVRHAFSKHGGNMGTEGSVAFMFTHCGQFLFAPGTPEDKLMDAALEAGADDVVTNDDGSIEVTCPPNDFPAVKAALEAAGFKAEVADVVMKPQNEISFAGDDAAKMQKLLDALENLDDVQEVFTNAVIED is encoded by the coding sequence ATGGCCGGTCACTCGAAATGGGCCAATATCAAACACAAGAAAGCCGCAGCTGACGCCAAGCGCGGCAAGATCTGGACCCGCCTGATCAAGGAAATCACCGTTGCCGCCAAGCTCGGCGGCGGCGATGCCGACACCAACCCGCGCCTGCGCCTGTCGATCGACAAGGCCATGGACGCGAACATGCCCAAGGACAACATCCAGCGCGCGATCCAGCGCGGCGTGGGCGGCCTGGAAGGCGCCAACTACGAAGAGATCCGCTACGAAGGCTACGGCCTGGCCGGCGCGGCCATCATCGTCGACTGCCTGACCGACAATCGCACCCGTACCGTGGCCGAAGTGCGCCACGCGTTCTCCAAGCATGGCGGCAACATGGGCACCGAAGGCTCGGTGGCATTCATGTTCACGCACTGCGGCCAGTTCCTGTTCGCGCCCGGCACGCCGGAAGACAAGCTGATGGACGCCGCGCTGGAAGCCGGCGCCGACGACGTCGTCACCAATGACGACGGTTCGATCGAAGTGACCTGCCCGCCCAACGATTTCCCGGCGGTCAAGGCCGCGCTTGAAGCCGCCGGCTTCAAGGCCGAAGTCGCCGACGTGGTAATGAAGCCGCAGAACGAAATCAGCTTCGCCGGCGACGACGCGGCCAAAATGCAGAAGCTGCTCGACGCCCTGGAAAACCTCGACGACGTGCAGGAAGTCTTCACCAACGCGGTGATCGAAGACTAA
- a CDS encoding helicase HerA-like C-terminal domain-containing protein, translating to MADPILIGKNAEHELVLLPQMGNRHGLITGATGTGKTVTLQTLAQGFSRLGVPVFMADVKGDLTGISQSGQLSDKLKQRLADLGLPEPAWGGCPTTLWDVFGQKGHPVRATVSHMGPLLLSRMLELNDTQQGVLNLVFRIADANGLLLLDAKDLRAMLQYVGDNASQFTTEYGNISAASIGAIQRGLLALESQGGDVFFGEPMLNLEDFIQTEKGQGVVSILAADKLMNSPRLYATFLLWMLSELFEKLPEAGDLDKPKLVFFFDEAHLLFNDAPKALLDKIEQVVRLIRSKGVGVYFVTQNPVDIPDTVLGQLGNRVQHALRAFTPRDQKAVKVAATTMRANPKLDLETAIGELGVGEALVSFLDAKGTPCVTERAWVLPPGSRIGPATDEERRQLIANSLVAGTYEAAVDRESAYEKLRGGVPTVANGKGKPSDAKPEAKPEAEQDSGWLGTAGDIFGTLTKGTGKSGRGDSILESMAKSAARTVGSQVGRELIRGVLGSLLGKRK from the coding sequence ATGGCCGACCCCATCCTTATCGGCAAGAACGCCGAACACGAGCTGGTGCTGCTGCCGCAGATGGGCAACCGCCACGGCCTGATCACCGGCGCCACCGGCACCGGCAAAACCGTCACGCTGCAGACGCTGGCGCAGGGCTTTTCGCGCCTGGGCGTGCCGGTGTTCATGGCCGACGTCAAAGGTGACCTGACCGGCATTTCGCAATCCGGCCAGTTGTCCGACAAGCTCAAGCAGCGCCTGGCCGACCTGGGGCTGCCGGAGCCGGCCTGGGGCGGATGCCCGACAACGTTGTGGGACGTGTTCGGCCAGAAGGGCCACCCGGTGCGCGCCACGGTCTCGCACATGGGCCCGCTGCTGCTGTCGCGGATGCTTGAGCTCAACGACACCCAGCAGGGCGTGCTCAACCTGGTGTTCCGCATCGCCGATGCCAACGGCCTGCTGCTGCTCGACGCCAAGGACCTGCGCGCAATGCTGCAGTACGTGGGCGACAACGCCTCGCAGTTCACGACCGAGTACGGCAATATCTCCGCCGCCTCGATCGGGGCGATCCAGCGCGGGCTGCTGGCGCTGGAGTCGCAGGGCGGCGATGTCTTCTTTGGCGAGCCGATGCTGAACCTGGAAGACTTCATCCAGACCGAGAAGGGCCAGGGCGTGGTCAGTATCCTGGCGGCGGACAAGCTGATGAACTCGCCGCGGCTGTATGCGACCTTCCTGCTGTGGATGCTGTCCGAGCTGTTCGAGAAGCTGCCCGAGGCCGGCGACCTCGACAAGCCCAAGCTGGTGTTCTTCTTCGACGAGGCCCACCTGCTGTTCAACGACGCGCCCAAGGCGCTGCTCGACAAGATCGAGCAGGTGGTGCGGCTGATCCGCTCCAAGGGCGTGGGCGTGTATTTCGTCACGCAGAATCCGGTCGACATCCCCGACACGGTGCTCGGCCAGCTGGGCAACCGCGTGCAGCACGCGCTGCGCGCGTTCACGCCGCGCGACCAGAAGGCGGTCAAGGTGGCGGCCACCACCATGCGCGCCAACCCGAAGCTGGACCTGGAAACCGCGATCGGCGAACTGGGCGTGGGCGAGGCGCTGGTGTCGTTCCTGGATGCCAAGGGCACGCCGTGCGTGACCGAGCGCGCATGGGTGCTGCCGCCGGGTAGCCGCATCGGCCCGGCGACCGACGAGGAGCGCAGGCAACTGATCGCGAATTCGCTGGTCGCGGGGACCTATGAAGCGGCCGTGGATCGCGAATCGGCTTACGAAAAGCTGCGTGGCGGCGTGCCGACGGTGGCCAATGGCAAGGGCAAGCCGTCGGACGCCAAACCTGAAGCCAAGCCGGAAGCGGAACAGGACAGCGGCTGGCTTGGCACTGCCGGCGATATCTTCGGCACGCTGACCAAGGGCACCGGCAAGAGCGGGCGCGGCGATTCGATCCTGGAGTCGATGGCAAAGTCGGCCGCGCGCACGGTGGGTTCGCAGGTGGGCCGCGAGCTGATTCGTGGCGTGCTGGGCAGCTTGCTAGGGAAGAGGAAGTAG
- a CDS encoding DUF3149 domain-containing protein translates to MEAIKILFSTSTGLMSLGVIVFIIGMGWFFARMFARKMREDAAAAKAQAGQRQ, encoded by the coding sequence ATGGAAGCCATCAAGATTCTCTTCAGCACCAGCACCGGCCTGATGAGCCTGGGCGTGATCGTTTTCATCATCGGCATGGGCTGGTTCTTCGCCCGGATGTTCGCGCGCAAGATGCGCGAGGATGCGGCGGCCGCGAAGGCGCAGGCCGGACAGCGGCAATAG
- the upp gene encoding uracil phosphoribosyltransferase, producing the protein MKQDPRFPNLFILDHPLIQHKLSHMRDKETSTRTFRELLREITLLMGYEITRNLPLTTRRIDTPLVELDAPVIAGKKLTIVPVLRAGVGMSDGLVELIPSARIGHIGVYRDEQHRPVEYLVRLPDLEDRSFILCDPMVATGYSAVHAVEVLKRRGVKDEAITFVALVAAPEGVEVFQKAHPGVKLFVASLDSHLDADAYIVPGLGDAGDRLFGTKN; encoded by the coding sequence ATGAAACAAGATCCGCGCTTTCCCAACCTGTTTATCCTCGACCACCCGCTGATCCAGCACAAGCTCTCGCACATGCGCGACAAGGAAACGTCCACGCGCACCTTCCGCGAGCTGCTGCGCGAGATCACGCTGCTGATGGGCTATGAGATCACGCGCAACCTGCCGCTGACCACGCGCCGCATCGACACGCCGCTGGTGGAGCTGGATGCCCCGGTGATCGCCGGCAAGAAGCTGACCATCGTGCCGGTGCTGCGCGCCGGCGTGGGCATGAGCGATGGACTGGTCGAGCTGATCCCGTCGGCGCGCATCGGCCATATCGGCGTGTACCGCGACGAGCAGCACCGCCCGGTCGAATACCTGGTGCGGCTGCCAGACCTGGAAGACCGCAGCTTTATCCTGTGCGATCCGATGGTGGCGACCGGCTACTCGGCCGTGCATGCGGTGGAAGTGCTCAAGCGCCGCGGCGTCAAGGACGAGGCCATCACCTTCGTCGCGCTGGTGGCGGCGCCGGAAGGCGTGGAGGTGTTCCAGAAGGCGCATCCGGGCGTGAAGCTGTTCGTGGCCTCGCTGGACAGCCACCTGGATGCGGATGCGTACATCGTGCCGGGCCTCGGCGACGCGGGCGACCGGCTGTTCGGCACCAAGAACTGA
- a CDS encoding MFS transporter: protein MSSSISSMAATTIPEATISVPPQSSARASSSQTITIEQGIRAAGVGRFQYRLFGIFGLVWLADAMQVLSIGFTAPSIAATFGIPVPSALQTGTMFFVGMLIGAFAFGRLADRIGRRPVLMMAVILDAICGVASAFAPDFQWLLLLRFLTGIGVGGTLPVDYTMMAEFLPSDRRGRWLVLLESFWAVGTILLAVLALVAVSQGNDAWRMIFFVTGLPALVGVVVRFFVPESPLYLNKSGRSEEARAVLQRVAKANRVSVEIAPLEPQKMERKSVFALFAAGCRRRSICLLAAWMLISIAYYGVFVYLPVKLAGQGFGFMRGQVFLILLALVQLPGFALAAHGVERWGRKPTLIGFLLLSAAGCMLYSLGTSTALIVGSTLLMSFALLGTWGALYAFTPEVYPTDLRASGMGTAGAMARFGGLFAPSIIAPIMATQFTLALGLLSSFLAVAAFAIFMVDIESKDRALD from the coding sequence ATGTCGTCATCAATTTCCTCAATGGCAGCAACGACCATCCCCGAAGCGACGATCAGCGTGCCCCCGCAGTCAAGCGCGCGGGCATCGTCGTCCCAGACCATCACGATCGAGCAAGGCATCCGCGCAGCCGGTGTCGGCCGGTTCCAGTATCGGCTGTTCGGCATTTTCGGCCTGGTGTGGCTGGCCGACGCGATGCAGGTCCTGTCGATCGGATTCACCGCGCCTTCCATTGCCGCGACATTCGGCATCCCCGTGCCGAGCGCCTTGCAGACCGGGACGATGTTCTTCGTCGGCATGCTGATCGGCGCCTTCGCGTTCGGCCGGCTGGCGGACCGGATCGGCCGCCGGCCGGTGCTGATGATGGCGGTGATCCTTGACGCCATCTGTGGCGTCGCCTCCGCCTTCGCCCCGGATTTCCAGTGGCTCCTGCTGCTGCGCTTCCTGACCGGCATCGGCGTGGGCGGCACGTTGCCCGTCGACTACACCATGATGGCCGAGTTCCTGCCCTCTGACCGGCGCGGCCGCTGGCTGGTGCTGCTGGAGTCGTTCTGGGCCGTCGGCACGATCCTGCTCGCCGTCCTGGCGCTGGTCGCCGTCTCGCAAGGCAACGATGCCTGGCGCATGATCTTCTTTGTCACCGGCCTCCCTGCGCTGGTCGGCGTAGTGGTTCGGTTCTTTGTGCCAGAGTCGCCGCTCTACCTGAATAAATCGGGGCGCTCGGAAGAGGCCCGCGCTGTGCTGCAGCGCGTTGCCAAGGCCAATCGGGTTTCGGTCGAGATCGCCCCGCTGGAGCCGCAGAAGATGGAGCGCAAATCGGTGTTCGCGCTGTTCGCGGCCGGATGCCGGCGCCGCAGCATCTGCCTGCTTGCTGCGTGGATGCTGATCTCGATCGCCTATTACGGTGTCTTTGTCTATCTGCCGGTAAAGCTGGCCGGCCAGGGCTTTGGCTTCATGCGTGGCCAGGTCTTCCTGATCCTGCTCGCGCTGGTCCAGCTCCCCGGCTTCGCGCTCGCCGCGCACGGCGTGGAGCGCTGGGGTCGCAAGCCGACCCTGATCGGCTTCCTGCTGCTCAGCGCCGCGGGCTGCATGCTGTACAGCCTGGGCACGTCCACCGCGCTGATCGTCGGCTCCACCCTGTTGATGAGCTTCGCGCTGCTGGGCACCTGGGGCGCGCTCTACGCCTTCACGCCGGAGGTGTACCCGACGGACCTGCGGGCCAGCGGCATGGGCACCGCCGGTGCGATGGCACGATTCGGTGGCCTGTTCGCCCCTTCGATCATTGCGCCGATCATGGCCACCCAGTTCACGCTCGCGCTTGGGTTGCTTTCGTCGTTCCTGGCGGTGGCGGCGTTTGCCATCTTCATGGTGGATATCGAGTCTAAGGACCGCGCGCTGGACTGA
- a CDS encoding c-type cytochrome: MCLVAHVLTPPGLRWIDGKPLVPRLLGAERDAALALPGVRAAVVRNQFAGVAAESDALAADAARALQARWSAPPRADEAPVPRHAVARRGDATRALASAATRHAQHYQWPLAGTGTEAFCTAIADWRDGMLYVWLPSLRHGALREELAALLGIAPQQVALAGWQAAADAGDPALLAHHAAADAALLAHAAGKPVMRRLCAGDIGLSGAQLAVCIDSARSGNAIDAYAATLAGTAPPPVPLALWLTHTASPVTDTGDSGSAVMPPYRIPDVDVGSAGAVAAFDAAPLAAARAHVFARESHLDEIAAASGTDPVALRLSHLDDSRGSALVRQVSERSGWTPSVPHAATSAGNVRRGRGFAYAHTVDHDAGQSWSAWVAEVEVDGTTGELAVTRVTVGHDSESLAPAQATPAARSLEQAVADATLQLTAVSPAFDTWPATEASANQSLPAVATSAVLPEVHLAGTLTERDQLAAGPADTLPAAAAVANAIFDATGVRLRTPPFSAERIRLALAESEDKRAGKRSKRGWIAAAAATAAGLCATLMPWRAPIAPVAPPGPGFYSAATLERGRLVAAAGDCAVCHTVPGGVKNAGGLPLETPFGTVYSTNITPDVQTGIGNWSFAAFERAMREGIHRDGRRLYPAFPYTAFAKVSDADMQALYAYLMSAEPVKSEVPQTRLTFPFNLRPLLAGWNLLFHRDAPFKPDPARSAQWNRGAYLAEGLGHCSACHSPRNALGGEQGGRKYLTGGSAEGWEAPPLTSLSHAPVPWTEAALFTYLRGGYAPHHGAAAGPMAPVVEELAQLPESDVRAIAHYVASFGTPPPAPSVLDAQAARLEQRSAQAARTLGGPGERLYQSACAVCHQSDQGIAQFGVKPSLALNTNLHSKLPDNVIQVLLQGMPAPPNSELGAMPAYADTFDDRQIAQLAQYLRARFAPDQPAWQDLENTVARLRAAPAH, translated from the coding sequence ATGTGCCTCGTCGCCCATGTGCTGACGCCGCCAGGGCTGCGCTGGATCGACGGCAAGCCGTTGGTACCACGCCTGCTCGGCGCGGAGCGCGATGCCGCGCTGGCGTTGCCCGGCGTGCGCGCGGCCGTGGTGCGCAACCAGTTTGCGGGCGTGGCCGCGGAAAGCGATGCCTTGGCGGCCGACGCCGCCAGGGCCCTGCAGGCACGCTGGTCGGCGCCGCCTCGCGCGGATGAAGCTCCCGTACCGCGCCACGCCGTTGCGCGGCGCGGTGACGCCACCCGCGCGCTCGCCAGCGCCGCCACGCGCCACGCGCAGCACTACCAGTGGCCGCTGGCCGGCACCGGGACCGAAGCGTTCTGCACCGCGATCGCGGACTGGCGCGACGGCATGCTGTATGTGTGGCTGCCAAGCCTGCGCCACGGCGCACTGCGCGAAGAACTGGCCGCGCTGCTGGGCATTGCGCCGCAACAGGTCGCGCTGGCCGGGTGGCAGGCGGCCGCCGACGCCGGCGATCCGGCCCTGCTCGCCCACCACGCGGCCGCCGACGCCGCACTGCTGGCCCATGCCGCCGGCAAACCCGTGATGCGCCGGCTGTGCGCCGGCGATATCGGCCTGTCCGGTGCGCAGCTCGCCGTATGCATCGACAGCGCGCGCAGCGGCAATGCCATCGACGCCTACGCCGCAACACTGGCCGGCACGGCTCCGCCGCCGGTGCCGCTGGCACTTTGGCTCACGCATACGGCGTCGCCCGTGACGGACACCGGCGACAGCGGCAGCGCAGTCATGCCGCCCTACCGCATTCCCGATGTCGATGTCGGCAGCGCCGGCGCTGTAGCCGCTTTCGATGCCGCACCGCTTGCGGCGGCGCGCGCCCATGTCTTTGCGCGAGAATCCCATCTCGATGAAATCGCCGCCGCATCCGGCACCGACCCGGTCGCGCTGCGGCTTTCGCACCTCGACGACTCACGCGGCTCGGCCCTCGTCAGGCAGGTCAGCGAGCGCTCCGGCTGGACGCCATCCGTTCCGCATGCCGCCACATCGGCAGGCAATGTGCGGCGCGGGCGCGGTTTTGCCTATGCGCACACCGTCGACCACGACGCCGGCCAGAGCTGGTCGGCATGGGTGGCGGAAGTCGAAGTCGATGGCACCACCGGCGAGCTGGCCGTCACGCGCGTGACGGTGGGGCATGACAGCGAATCGCTGGCGCCCGCGCAAGCCACACCTGCTGCGCGCTCGCTGGAGCAGGCTGTTGCCGACGCTACCCTGCAATTGACCGCTGTCAGCCCGGCATTCGATACCTGGCCTGCCACGGAGGCTTCTGCCAACCAATCGCTCCCCGCCGTCGCAACCAGCGCAGTATTGCCGGAGGTCCACCTGGCTGGCACGCTCACCGAGCGTGACCAACTGGCCGCAGGCCCGGCCGATACGCTGCCCGCGGCTGCCGCCGTGGCCAACGCCATCTTCGACGCCACCGGCGTGCGCTTGCGCACGCCGCCCTTCAGCGCCGAACGCATCCGCCTGGCGCTGGCCGAGAGTGAGGACAAGCGCGCCGGCAAGCGCAGCAAGCGCGGCTGGATCGCCGCCGCTGCCGCGACCGCGGCCGGCCTGTGCGCAACGCTGATGCCGTGGCGCGCGCCGATCGCGCCGGTCGCACCGCCCGGGCCCGGCTTCTATTCCGCGGCCACGCTGGAACGCGGCCGCCTGGTGGCCGCGGCAGGTGACTGCGCGGTATGCCATACCGTCCCCGGCGGCGTGAAGAATGCGGGCGGCCTGCCGCTGGAAACGCCGTTTGGCACGGTCTATAGCACCAACATCACGCCCGATGTGCAGACCGGCATCGGCAACTGGTCGTTCGCCGCCTTCGAGCGCGCGATGCGCGAGGGCATCCACCGGGACGGACGGCGCCTGTATCCGGCCTTCCCCTACACCGCGTTCGCCAAGGTCAGCGATGCCGACATGCAGGCGCTGTATGCGTACCTGATGTCGGCCGAGCCGGTGAAGTCAGAGGTGCCGCAGACCCGGCTCACGTTCCCGTTCAACCTGCGTCCGCTGCTGGCGGGCTGGAACCTGCTGTTCCATCGCGACGCACCCTTCAAGCCCGACCCCGCGCGCTCCGCGCAGTGGAACCGCGGCGCGTATCTCGCCGAGGGGCTGGGCCATTGCAGCGCCTGCCATTCGCCGCGCAACGCGCTCGGCGGGGAACAAGGCGGGCGCAAGTACCTGACTGGCGGCAGTGCCGAAGGCTGGGAGGCACCGCCGCTGACATCGCTCTCCCACGCACCGGTGCCGTGGACCGAGGCGGCGCTGTTTACCTACTTGCGCGGCGGCTATGCACCGCATCACGGCGCCGCCGCAGGACCGATGGCGCCGGTGGTGGAAGAACTCGCGCAGTTGCCCGAATCGGATGTGCGCGCGATCGCGCATTACGTCGCGTCATTCGGCACGCCGCCGCCAGCGCCTTCCGTGCTCGACGCGCAGGCTGCCAGACTCGAACAACGCAGCGCACAGGCTGCACGCACCCTCGGCGGCCCCGGTGAACGCCTATACCAGAGCGCCTGCGCGGTGTGCCATCAATCAGACCAGGGCATCGCGCAGTTTGGCGTAAAGCCGTCGCTCGCACTCAACACCAACTTGCACAGCAAGCTGCCCGACAACGTGATCCAGGTGCTGCTGCAAGGCATGCCCGCGCCGCCCAACAGCGAGCTGGGCGCGATGCCGGCCTATGCCGACACCTTCGACGACCGGCAGATCGCGCAGCTGGCGCAGTACCTGCGCGCGCGCTTTGCCCCCGACCAACCCGCCTGGCAGGACCTGGAGAACACCGTCGCGCGGCTGCGCGCGGCGCCTGCCCACTGA
- a CDS encoding (2Fe-2S)-binding protein, with translation MNTPRPLTLQVNHAEHTLSVAPDTPLLYILRNDLACNGPKYGCGLGQCGACTVLVDGLAARSCVLPVRAAVGHAVTTLEGLGTAEHPDPVQQAFIDEQAAQCGYCLNGMIMTAKALLAQNPDPDEAQIREALRFNLCRCGTHVEIVRAVQRAAVLMRQAGVGAAS, from the coding sequence ATGAACACGCCTCGCCCCCTGACGCTACAAGTCAACCACGCGGAGCACACGCTCAGCGTGGCGCCCGACACGCCGCTGCTCTATATCCTGCGCAACGACCTGGCCTGCAATGGCCCCAAGTACGGTTGCGGGCTGGGCCAGTGCGGCGCGTGCACGGTGCTGGTCGACGGCCTGGCCGCGCGCTCATGCGTGCTGCCGGTCAGGGCCGCGGTGGGCCACGCGGTCACCACGCTGGAAGGCCTGGGCACGGCGGAGCATCCCGACCCGGTGCAGCAGGCCTTTATCGACGAGCAGGCCGCACAATGCGGCTATTGCCTGAACGGCATGATCATGACCGCGAAGGCGCTGCTCGCGCAGAATCCCGATCCTGACGAAGCGCAGATCCGCGAGGCGCTGCGCTTCAACCTGTGCCGCTGCGGCACGCATGTGGAAATCGTGCGCGCAGTGCAGCGCGCCGCGGTGCTGATGCGGCAGGCTGGCGTGGGAGCGGCATCGTGA
- a CDS encoding FAD-dependent monooxygenase — protein MQGKPRIAVVGAGLGGTAAAALLQRAGFQVRLYEQAPAFSRLGAGIHVGPNVMKIMRRIGIEDALNNMGCHPDFWYSRDGLTGEVIAQIPLGDYAERHYGASYLTVHRGDFHKLLTDAVAPGTLFFNKKLESVTDRGDVVELRFTDGTLDQADIVIGADGVNSRIRETLLGAEPPKYTGYVAHRAVFPISRVKGFTHERCTKWWTDDRHMMVYFDTSKLDEIYYVTGVPEPEWDMSKSWVPSSIEEMRTAFDGWHEGVQSLIEGTVEVTKWPLLERDPLPLWSRGRLVLLGDACHPMKPHMAQGAAMAIEDAAMLTRCFTETGLDDYAAAFALYEANRAERAGKVQLVSHNNTWLRSNENPDWCFGYDVFNVPLVSAGRTPLSAAA, from the coding sequence GTGCAAGGCAAACCGCGAATCGCAGTTGTCGGCGCCGGACTCGGAGGAACGGCCGCGGCCGCCCTGCTGCAGCGAGCCGGCTTCCAAGTCAGGCTGTATGAACAGGCACCGGCGTTCTCGCGCCTGGGAGCGGGCATCCACGTGGGGCCCAACGTGATGAAGATCATGCGGCGCATCGGCATCGAGGACGCGCTCAACAACATGGGCTGCCACCCCGACTTCTGGTACAGCCGCGACGGCCTGACCGGCGAAGTGATCGCGCAGATCCCGCTGGGCGACTACGCGGAGCGGCACTATGGCGCCAGCTACCTGACCGTGCACCGCGGCGACTTCCACAAGCTGCTGACCGACGCCGTGGCGCCGGGCACGCTGTTCTTCAACAAGAAGCTGGAAAGCGTCACCGACCGGGGCGACGTGGTCGAGCTGCGCTTCACCGATGGCACGCTGGACCAGGCGGATATCGTGATCGGCGCCGACGGTGTCAACTCCCGCATCCGCGAGACCCTGCTGGGCGCCGAGCCCCCCAAGTACACCGGCTACGTCGCGCACCGCGCGGTGTTCCCGATCTCGCGCGTCAAGGGCTTCACGCACGAGCGCTGCACCAAGTGGTGGACCGACGACCGCCACATGATGGTGTACTTCGACACCAGCAAGCTGGACGAGATCTACTACGTCACCGGCGTGCCCGAGCCCGAGTGGGACATGAGCAAAAGCTGGGTGCCGAGCAGCATCGAGGAAATGCGCACCGCGTTCGACGGCTGGCACGAAGGCGTGCAGTCGCTGATCGAAGGCACGGTCGAAGTGACCAAGTGGCCCCTGCTGGAGCGTGACCCGCTGCCGCTGTGGAGCCGCGGCCGCCTGGTGCTGCTGGGCGATGCCTGCCACCCGATGAAGCCGCACATGGCGCAAGGCGCCGCGATGGCGATCGAAGATGCCGCCATGCTGACGCGCTGCTTCACCGAGACCGGCCTGGACGACTACGCCGCCGCGTTTGCGCTGTATGAAGCCAACCGCGCCGAGCGCGCCGGCAAGGTCCAGCTGGTCTCGCACAACAACACGTGGCTGCGCAGCAACGAGAACCCGGACTGGTGTTTCGGCTACGATGTGTTCAACGTGCCGCTGGTGTCGGCCGGGCGTACGCCGCTGTCCGCGGCGGCGTAA
- a CDS encoding maleate cis-trans isomerase family protein — MQKVFRIGQIVPSSNTTMETEIPAMLAARQQVRPERFTFHGSRMRMKKVVKEELAAMDAESDRCAVELSDARVDVLGYACLVAIMAMGHGYHRVSEQRLQAHTAENGGDAPVITSAGALVDALKVMGARRIAVVAPYMKPLTELVVDYIRNEGYEVVDYRALEIPDNLDVGRHDPSRLPEIVAQMDFADADVIVLSACVQMPSLPAVAKVEAMTGKPVVTAAIATTYAMLKRLGLEPVVPGAGALLSGAY, encoded by the coding sequence GTGCAGAAAGTTTTCCGAATCGGCCAGATCGTGCCGAGCTCCAACACCACGATGGAAACCGAGATCCCGGCGATGCTGGCCGCGCGCCAGCAGGTGCGTCCGGAGCGCTTCACCTTCCACGGCAGCCGCATGCGGATGAAGAAGGTGGTCAAGGAGGAACTGGCGGCCATGGATGCCGAATCCGACCGCTGCGCGGTGGAGCTGAGCGACGCCCGCGTCGACGTGCTCGGCTATGCCTGCCTGGTGGCGATCATGGCGATGGGCCACGGCTACCACCGCGTCTCCGAGCAGCGGCTGCAGGCGCACACCGCCGAGAACGGCGGCGACGCGCCGGTGATCACCAGCGCCGGCGCGCTGGTCGATGCGCTCAAGGTGATGGGCGCCAGGCGCATCGCCGTGGTGGCGCCGTACATGAAGCCGCTGACCGAGCTGGTGGTCGACTACATCCGCAATGAGGGCTACGAGGTGGTCGACTACCGCGCGCTGGAGATCCCCGACAACCTCGACGTCGGCCGCCACGATCCGTCGCGGCTGCCGGAGATCGTCGCGCAGATGGATTTCGCCGATGCCGACGTGATCGTGCTGTCCGCCTGCGTACAGATGCCGTCGCTGCCGGCGGTGGCCAAGGTCGAGGCAATGACGGGCAAGCCGGTGGTCACCGCCGCCATCGCCACCACCTATGCAATGCTCAAGCGCCTGGGCCTCGAGCCGGTGGTGCCGGGCGCGGGCGCGCTGCTGTCCGGCGCCTACTGA
- a CDS encoding alpha/beta fold hydrolase, whose amino-acid sequence MATSTFLYGGNVHANGIRQHYLRYGGQDGARAQRDALIIVPGITSPAVTWGFVGEQFGRQFDTYVLDVRGRGLSQAGAELDYSLDAQAADVIAFAEALGLQRYAIVGHSMGARIGIRAAHSKPAGLTRLVLVDPPVSGPGRRAYPAQLPWYIDSIRLAQQGIDAEGMRRFCPTWTEDQLRLRAQWLHTCDERAILASFNGFHEDDIHADLPQVDVPVLLMTAGRGDVIREEDVQEMRRLLPALLVAHVANAGHMIPWDDEPGFYRAFGDFLGAALN is encoded by the coding sequence ATGGCGACCAGTACTTTCCTTTACGGCGGCAACGTCCATGCCAACGGCATCCGGCAGCACTACCTGCGCTATGGCGGCCAGGACGGCGCGCGCGCGCAGCGCGATGCCTTGATCATCGTGCCCGGCATCACCAGCCCGGCGGTCACGTGGGGCTTCGTCGGCGAGCAGTTCGGGCGGCAGTTCGATACCTATGTGCTCGACGTGCGCGGCCGCGGGCTGTCGCAGGCCGGCGCGGAGCTGGACTATAGCCTCGATGCGCAGGCCGCCGACGTGATCGCGTTTGCCGAAGCGCTCGGGCTGCAGCGCTACGCCATCGTCGGCCATTCCATGGGCGCGCGCATCGGCATCCGCGCCGCGCATAGCAAGCCCGCTGGCCTGACGCGGCTGGTGCTGGTCGATCCGCCGGTGTCGGGCCCGGGGCGCCGCGCCTATCCGGCGCAATTGCCGTGGTACATCGATTCGATCCGGCTGGCACAGCAGGGCATCGACGCGGAAGGCATGCGCCGCTTCTGCCCCACATGGACTGAAGACCAGCTGCGCCTGCGCGCGCAATGGCTGCATACCTGCGACGAGCGCGCGATCCTGGCCAGCTTCAACGGCTTCCATGAAGACGATATCCACGCCGACCTGCCGCAGGTCGATGTGCCGGTCCTGCTGATGACCGCGGGCCGCGGCGACGTGATCCGCGAGGAAGACGTGCAGGAAATGCGCAGGCTGCTGCCCGCGCTGCTGGTCGCGCATGTCGCCAATGCCGGCCACATGATCCCGTGGGACGATGAGCCCGGCTTCTATCGTGCCTTCGGCGACTTCCTCGGCGCGGCGCTGAACTGA